Proteins from one Gorilla gorilla gorilla isolate KB3781 chromosome 11, NHGRI_mGorGor1-v2.1_pri, whole genome shotgun sequence genomic window:
- the LOC101151758 gene encoding protein LLP homolog, whose protein sequence is MAKSLWSKWKRKMRAEKRKKNAPEEVSRLKSILKLDDDVLMKDVQEIATVVVPKPKHCQEKMQCEVKDEKDDMKMETDIKRNKKTLLDQHGQYPIWMNQRQRKRLKAKREKRKEKNKAKAVKVAKGLAW, encoded by the coding sequence ATGGCTAAAAGCTTATGGAGTAAGTGGAAAAGAAAGATGCGtgctgaaaagagaaaaaagaatgcccCAGAGGAGGTCAGCAGGCTTAAAAGTATTCTCAAACTAGACGATGATGTTTTAATGAAAGATGTTCAAGAGATAGCAACTGTGGTGGTACCCAAACCCAAACATTGCCAAGAGAAAATGCAATGTGaggtaaaagatgaaaaagatgacatgaaaatggagactgatattaagagaaacaaaaagactCTTCTAGACCAGCATGGACAGTACCCAATATGGAtgaaccaaaggcaaagaaaaaggcTGAAGGCAAAgcgagagaaaagaaaggagaaaaacaaagcaaaagcagTGAAAGTGGCAAAGGGTTTGGCCTGGTAG